The Salvelinus fontinalis isolate EN_2023a chromosome 39, ASM2944872v1, whole genome shotgun sequence genome has a window encoding:
- the LOC129838276 gene encoding mediator of RNA polymerase II transcription subunit 21: MADRLTQLQDAVNSLADQFCNAIGVLQQCAPPASFSNIQTAINKDQPSNPTEEYAQLFAALIARTAKDVDVLIDSLPSEESTAALQAASLRQLEEENHDAAARLEEVVYRGDLLLEKIQSALADIAQSQLRTRSGGPSQTTPPES, translated from the exons ATGGCGGACAGGCTAACGCAACTTCAAGATGCAGTCAATTCT CTTGCTGATCAGTTTTGCAACGCAATCGGGGTGCTGCAGCAGTGTGCGCCGCCAGCTTCGTTCAGCAACATACAGACAGCAATCAACAAGGACCAGCCATCGAACCCCACTGAGG AGTATGCCCAACTATTTGCTGCACTGATTGCCCGGACAGCTAAGGATGTGGATGTGCTGATTGACTCACTGCCTAGTGAGGAGTCCACGGCAGCTCTACAG GCGGCCAGTCTGCGGCAGTTGGAGGAGGAGAATCATGATGCAGCGGCACGTCTCGAAGAGGTGGTATACCGAGGGGACTTGCTACTAGAGAAGATCCAAAGCGCCCTGGCTGATATTGCTCAGTCACAACTTCGTACTCGCAGTGGAGGGCCCAGCCAGACCACACCGCCTGAATCATGA
- the LOC129838243 gene encoding serine/threonine-protein kinase 38-like, with product MAMTGGTAAALPMSNHTRERVTVAKLTVENFYSTLLTQHEERETRQKKLEKVMDEEGLIDEEKVMRRSQHARKETEFLRLKRTRLGLDDFESLKVIGRGAFGEVRLVQKKDTGHIYAMKILRKADMLEKEQVAHIRAERDILVEADGAWVVKMFYSFQDKRNLYLIMEFLPGGDMMTLLMKKDTLSEEATQFYIAETVLAIDSIHQLGFIHRDIKPDNLLLDSRGHVKLSDFGLCTGLKKAHRTEFYRNLTHNPPSDFSFQNMNSKRKAETWKKNRRQLAYSTVGTPDYIAPEVFLQTGYNKLCDWWSLGVIMYEMLIGYPPFCSETPQETYRKVMNWKETLVFPPEVPISERAKDLILRYCNDAENRVGAVSVEEMKSHAFFEPVDWEHIRERPAAISIEIKSIDDTSNFDEFPESDILQPVSNVTEPDKSKDWVFLNYTYKRFEGLTQRGTIPTYMKAGKA from the exons ATGGCCATGACGGGAGGGACTGCAGCTGCCCTTCCCATGAGCAACCACACTCGGGAGAGGGTGACCGTGGCCAAGCTGACAGTGGAGAACTTCTACAGCACTCTGCTGACACAACACGAGGAGCGAGAGACGAG GCAGAAGAAGCTGGAGAAAGTCATGGATGAGGAAGGCTTGATAGATGAAGAG AAGGTCATGCGACGCTCCCAGCACGCCAGGAAGGAGACAGAGTTCCTGCGGCTGAAGAGGACCCGGCTGGGCTTGGATGACTTTGAGTCACTAAAGGTCATTGGTCGAGGCGCCTTTGGAGAG GTCCGCTTGGTGCAGAAAAAAGACACCGGGCACATATATGCCATGAAGATCTTGAGGAAAGCTGACATGTTAGAGAAGGAGCAGGTGGCTCATATTCGGGCAGAGAGGGACATCTTGGTGGAGGCGGACGGGGCCTGGGTGGTCAAGATGTTCTACAGTTTCCAGGATAAGAGGAACCTATACCTCATCATGGAATTTCTACCTGGAG GTGACATGATGACCCTGCTGATGAAAAAGGACACCCTGTCTGAAGAGGCTACCCAGTTCTACATAGCTGAGACAGTCCTGGCCATCGACTCCATCCACCAGCTGGGTTTCATCCACAGAGACATCAAACCTGATAACCTGCTTCTGGACTCCAGG GGCCATGTAAAGCTGTCTGATTTTGGTCTGTGTACAGGACTGAAGAAGGCCCACCGTACAGAGTTCTACAGGAACCTCACACACAACCCTCCTAGTGACTTCT CCTTCCAAAACATGAACTCAAAGAGAAAAGCAGAGACATGGAAGAAGAACCGGAGGCAACTG GCCTACTCCACAGTGGGAACACCAGACTACATTGCCCCAGAGGTGTTCCTGCAGACGGGATACAACAAGCTCTGTGACTGGTGGTCTCTGGGGGTCATCATGTATGAGATGCTGATAG GGTACCCCCCGTTCTGTTCTGAAACACCCCAGGAGACTTATAGGAAGGTGATGAACTGGAAGGAGACCTTGGTCTTCCCCCCCGAGGTGCCCATCTCAGAGCGGGCCAAGGACTTGATTCTCAG GTACTGTAATGACGCTGAGAACCGTGTTGGTGCTGTGAGCGTTGAGGAGATGAAGAGTCACGCCTTCTTTGAGCCTGTGGACTGGGAACACATCAG GGAAAGACCAGCCGCCATCTCCATTGAGATCAAGAGCATTGATGACACATCGAACTTTGATGAGTTCCCAGAATCGGACATCCTTCAGCCAG TTTCCAACGTGACAGAACCAGACAAATCGAAGGACTGGGTGTTCCTGAACTACACCTACAAGAGGTTTGAGGGGCTGACTCAGCGAGGCACCATCCCCACATACATGAAGGCAGGGAAGGCCTGA
- the LOC129838274 gene encoding transmembrane 7 superfamily member 3-like — translation MMSSWLMYIFVYVLVCDGVVAQLENRVVFLFNTFQNMNVNENETVQAVVSRIPPEVSFITLQFHTQHSNATLSYTRMPGLGLFLTAVDSGLLSPLIPGQTKLSWFLLAPDGDSVAGTGVILPYTSSDPVPGACNLEFDLDIDPNVYLHYNLFETTIHFAPANIGYSRGSNPPACDTEVGENTRWRLRYDIYQFFLPESDLSEQSLITSIQSVASVQTMREHGERLMTLSSNDKTEVVFSSIPGQGVIYSVIVRDPVLNTSSSYIPVHTYACSFSSTLDGCDTLGKISARIFFTIAGLAGLFVCFFGHCFFKCELFCMGFVFAAFLFFVLITRTTKLDYDIRLTLTAVIGVVGGVILVMSWWRFGSVMSCVVVVGLMLGFLISSIVFFTPVGDIQVFRSNVVFWVTFSCIVVVVPLFFVRWPREGNITTCGVAGAYAVVLTVNAYIYTSLSYITLNILKRFLNDNFSKAFTDVPFQDIDFIMITVWVVLGVSGIVLQLYRERTRPFFPPSPYLMWLQERERRKTNVLDPSHHTSSIPSRLLARARQLTGRRESAGERTPLLL, via the exons ATGATGTCCTCCTGGCTAATGTACATATTTGTATATGTATTGGTCTGTGATGGAGTTGTAGCACAACTGGAAA ATCGGGTGGTTTTCCTGTTCAACACCTTTCAGAATATGAATGTGAATGAGAACGAGACAGTGCAGGCAGTGGTCTCCAGAATCCCCCCTGAAGTGTCCTTTATCACCCTCCAGTTCCACACACAGCACAGCAATGCTACGCTGTCCTACACCAGG ATGCCAGGGCTGGGCCTCTTTCTAACAGCGGTGGACTCAGGCCTTCTCTCACCCCTGATCCCCGGTCAGACCAAGCTCTCCTGGTTCCTGCTGGCCCCTGATGGGGACTCTGTGGCCGGCACTGGGGTCATCCTCCCCTACACCAGCTCTG ACCCAGTCCCTGGAGCTTGTAATCTGGAGTTTGACCTGGACATTGACCCAAATGTCTATCTCCACTACAACCTTTTTGAGACTACTATCCACTTTGCACCTGCAAATATTGGATATTCAAG GGGCTCCAATCCGCCTGCCTGTGACACTGAAGTGGGTGAAAACACTCGCTGGCGCCTGAGGTACGACATCTACCAGTTCTTCCTGCCTGAGAGCGACCTATCAGAGCAGAGCCTCATCACCAGCATCCAGAGTGTGGCCAGTGTGCAGACCATGAGAGAGCATGGGGAAAGG CTCATGACACTATCATCCAATGATAAGACAGAGGTAGTGTTTAGCTCCATCCCGGGCCAGGGTGTTATCTACTCTGTCATAGTCAGAGACCCAGTGCTTAACACCTCTTCCTCGTATATCCCTGTCCACACCTACGCCTGCAGCTTCTCCTCCACCCTGGATGGCTGTGACACTCTGG GGAAGATATCCGCAAGGATCTTCTTCACCATCGCTGGTTTAGCTGGCCTCTTCGTGTGCTTCTTTGGTCACTGCTTCTTCAAATGTG aGCTATTCTGTATGGGCTTTGTCTTTGCAGCGTTTCTTTTTTTTGTCCTGATCACAAGAACTACAAAACTGGACTATGACA TCCGCCTGACCCTGACAGCAGTGATTGGCGTAGTGGGGGGAGTTATCCTGGTGATGAGCTGGTGGCGCTTCGGCTCAGTTATGTCCTGTGTCGTCGTCGTCGGTCTCATGCTGGGGTTCCTCATCTCCTCCATTGTCTTCTTCACGCCTGTCG GTGACATACAGGTGTTCCGTTCGAATGTGGTGTTCTGGGTGACGTTCAGCTGCATCGTGGTGGTGGTACCGCTCTTCTTTGTCCGCTGGCCAAGAGAG GGTAACATCACTACGTGTGGTGTAGCTGGAGCCTATGCTGTGGTGCTGACTGTGAATGCTTACATCTATACCAGCCTATCCTACATCACTCTTAACATTCTCAAACGCTTCCTCAACGACAACTTTAGCAAGGCCTTTACTGATGTGCCTTTCCAGGACATTG ATTTCATCATGATCACAGTGTGGGTGGTTCTGGGTGTGTCTGGTATCGTGCTACAGCTCTACCGGGAACGCACACGGCCCTTCTTCCCCCCCAGCCCTTACCTCATGTGGCTGCAAGAGCGGGAGCGCCGCAAGACCAATGTTCTCGACCCAAGCCACCACACGTCCTCAATCCCTTCCCGTCTCCTCGCCCGTGCCCGACAGTTGACTGGCAGGAGAGAGTCCGCTGGCGAGCGCACACCCCTCCTCCTTTAA
- the LOC129838275 gene encoding FGFR1 oncogene partner 2 homolog has product MSLSLSVTFQTGMTCSLENVLSDAKSLVERLRNHDNAAEVLIEQTTSLNKRVEAMKQYQEEIESLNQVARHRPRSSLVMGIQQENRQIRDLQQENKELRTSLEEHQSAIELIMTKYREQVFRLLMASKKDDPAIVTQLKEQHTTEMQAHIDKINEMATVMRKAIEVDEGRLCEDEERIKQLELENSGLRELLGISQEAFLVLTREEVSDSTSLSALLTSADISLRKS; this is encoded by the exons ATGAGTTTATCGCTAAG TGTAACTTTTCAAACGGGGATGACGTGTTCATTAGAAAATGTATTGTCAGACGCCAAGTCGCTGGTGGAAAGACTTCGCAACCATGACAATGCAGCGGAGGTACTTATCGAACAGACAACGTCCCTTAACAAGAGGGTGGAGGCCATGAAACAG TATCAGGAGGAGATTGAATCGCTGAACCAGGTGGCCCGGCATCGGCCCCGTTCCAGCCTCGTCATGGGCATCCAGCAGGAAAACCGGCAGATCCGTGACCTACAGCAGGAAAACAAAG AGTTGAGAACATCCCTGGAGGAACACCAGTCGGCCATAGAGCTCATCATGACTAAATACAGGGAGCAGGTCTTCAGACTCCTCATGGCCAGTAAGAAGGATGACCCAGCCATTGTCACCCAATTAAAGGAGCAGCACACCACT GAAATGCAAGCGCACATAGACAAGATCAACGAGATGGCTACGGTGATGAGGAAAGCTATCGAAGTGGATGAGGGGAGGTTGTGTGAAGACGAGGAGAGGATCAAGCAACTAGAG CTGGAGAACAGTGGTCTTCGCGAGCTGCTAGGGATCAGTCAAGAGGCCTTCCTAGTTCTGACGAGAGAGGAGGTCTCGGATAGCACATCCCTGTCTGCCCTGTTGACCAGCGCCGACATCAGCCTGCGGAAGAGTTAG